In the Pontibacillus sp. HMF3514 genome, CTCAGCCCCCAGTCAGTGTGTCATATCCTAAACGTACTTACTGATATAATAACTCTCGATTATAAAAGCCTTCTAAATCATCTATGAAAGCTTTGAGAATGAGCCCTTACCATTACATTTTGTGCAAGAATTTTTAAAAATGGGCACAATCTCCAGGTTCCTTGCATATACTAGTTTGAAGAATATCACCATAGGGGAGTGTATGTTTATGGCGAAACAAAAAAGTGTAGCTCGTGAGCCAATGCTCTATATTACGCAGCCTGAATTCCAAGCTGCAAAACCTAGGATGCAATCCACATACCGTTCCGTTCCAGAAGATAAAGTAGCAAAACAAGAAGAGATGAAAGAACCTAAATCGAAAGAAGAAACGAATTCTACATCGCAAAAAAAAGAACGGAGTCGAAGTTGGGAAAAACGAAATAAAGCACAGGATAAATTCGGTTTAAAGACATCTGAAGTGGAAAACGTGAAATCTAAGAAGCAAAGTGTGTGGGACACTGATGAAAAAGAAGAAACTGAAACAGAAGAACCTGAATCAGTAGAAGAAGAGGTTCAGGAAACTGAGGAAGATGAGGACAGCGAACAAGAACGACCTAGAGTGTCTTTTTCGAATCGTAAAAGACGGGATCGTTTTAAAGATATGAATTTAGAAGAAAAAGTCGAGTATTTTGTTAATCTTCCATCCAGTGTTCCTAGAATGAAGTGTGAAGTGTTTACAGGTGAAAAAAGCTATAGAGGATGGATTCAAGATTATCAGGATGGTGTAGTATCCATGAAAATTTTGCAACGTCCATTCAGAGTTGAGATTCCATTTGATTCTATTGAAAGTATTGAATTGAAAGGATTTTAAGTCTAATTAAATTTTCCCGTTTGAACAAAATAGTTATTGGGTATAAATGCTTATGAAAATTATTTTTTGTATGTTTTTGTCGAAATCATTGGTATTAAGTCCTATTTATATTATACTAATTAACATAGAAATGTGAATATACTGACAAAGGCAAACTTATTGATAAGATAAGGACGCAAAGCCACGGGCCTAAGGAGCAATCTATGGTAGCCGGGTTACCGAAGAAATAGTAGAACCTAAATTTAAAGTGGTTCCGATTTTTTCGGGCCGCTTTTTTTGTATGGATGCATTTGTCATTTAGGGAGGTAAGGATGTGGAGTTGTTAGAGCTTAGTCTGACATTGATCGGGTCAATGGCGGGATTAGTCGGTTTATATTACTTAGGTTGGGTCAAGATTAAAGAAAGGTTAACGAATGAGAAAAGAATCTATCAATTGGTGGAAAACTCAAAAGATATCATTTACATATGTGATGTTGAGCCTGAAATGAAGTTTCATTACTTAAGTCCTTCCATAGAACATATATTAGGGGGGAATATTGTTCAAAAAAGTTTTGAAAACCCATACATTATCTTTGAACGAATTCATCCAGAAGACTTTCCCATGTTGTACAAAAAAGTAACAGGTGACCTCGATTATAGTAAGCCTATTTTACAGCGATGGAAAGATGATTATGGGGAATTCCATTGGTTTGAGGAATACTGCACACCGATTTTTGAAAAAGGAATCATGACCGGAATACAGGGGATTATTCGTAATATTGATGATAAGGTGAAATTACAGAGGGAATTGGAATACAAGGCAAATCATGATTCATTAACAGGTGTTTATAATCGAGATTATTTCGAGCGAATGATGAAACAGTTTGATCAGAAAGAAGATCGTTCGGTTGGTATCATCCTTTGTGATATGGATGACCTAAAATTAATCAATGATCAATATGGTCATAAAAAAGGGGATGAAGTGATCAAAGTTATCGGTCAACTGTTAGATCAATTTTCTTCGCCGTATGTTACAGTGACAAGAATTGGTGGAGATGAGTTTGCTATTTTTATAGAAGGTAAGGAACAAGATGTGGATCGAATACGCCAACAAATTAATGAAACCTTTTATCAGTTTAACGAACAGAAAGAAACCATTAAGATTAATATGTCGATTGGCATGGCTCATGTCCCTTCATCTTTTTCTAACATGGAAATGCTATATGTGTTAGCTGACCAACATATGTATAAAATTAAGAACGCTAGAAAATCAGTTTAAAAAAACAAACCATCCTAAATGACAAAATAAAGCCAGGTCCCTCATGTGAGGTGCCTGGCTTTTTGTAGTCCTCAGATGTCTAGCTCCGGCGCCTAGCAATGAAGGGACTTTGGCCCACAAAACGGGCGCTGGCTCTTTTCTTAAAAGTAAAGAAAGTAAGTTGTAGCTCATAGTTGTCTAGCTCCAGCGCCCAGCAACGATGGGAGTTCCCTCGCCTTCGTTCGATAAGTCAACATCAAATTGTTTCACAATTTGTGTTTCCTTTATCTTACTACGGGCTCAGTCCACTCCCATCGTTGCTAAATAGACGCTTACGCTTTTCTTATGCCATTGCATCAATTGCTGGAAGGCAAGTGATGTGGCAGAAGCATCTAAGGTCAACTGTGATGCAGATGCCTGTTGCAGTTAGGTCGTCAGTTTTTTGGCATGAAGGAGAATCTGGTTTGTCATCTTTCGCTGATGGATCAAGAAGCAGCTCGAGAAGTGCACATTCGCAATCTTCGTCTACCTCTTTTACACGGAAGATGAAGCTTTCGCGAATATCTCCAATTTCCCCGCGGCGAGCGCCAAACCCTTTGAATGGTTTGCAATCTTTGCAGTATAGGATAACTGGTACTGTATCTAAGCTGTTACCTCCAACGTCACCCATTAGTTCATTAATAGATTGTTCACAGCTGGAGTTACAATCATCTGTAACATCGTTTTGAGCATCAACGATCTCTTTTAATATGTCACACACACAGCTACCAGTGTCGTGTCTTTTTCCACAACCCATGTGTCATTTCC is a window encoding:
- a CDS encoding CotY/CotZ family spore coat protein, which encodes MGCGKRHDTGSCVCDILKEIVDAQNDVTDDCNSSCEQSINELMGDVGGNSLDTVPVILYCKDCKPFKGFGARRGEIGDIRESFIFRVKEVDEDCECALLELLLDPSAKDDKPDSPSCQKTDDLTATGICITVDLRCFCHITCLPAIDAMA
- a CDS encoding sensor domain-containing diguanylate cyclase, translated to MELLELSLTLIGSMAGLVGLYYLGWVKIKERLTNEKRIYQLVENSKDIIYICDVEPEMKFHYLSPSIEHILGGNIVQKSFENPYIIFERIHPEDFPMLYKKVTGDLDYSKPILQRWKDDYGEFHWFEEYCTPIFEKGIMTGIQGIIRNIDDKVKLQRELEYKANHDSLTGVYNRDYFERMMKQFDQKEDRSVGIILCDMDDLKLINDQYGHKKGDEVIKVIGQLLDQFSSPYVTVTRIGGDEFAIFIEGKEQDVDRIRQQINETFYQFNEQKETIKINMSIGMAHVPSSFSNMEMLYVLADQHMYKIKNARKSV
- a CDS encoding CotO family spore coat protein, whose product is MAKQKSVAREPMLYITQPEFQAAKPRMQSTYRSVPEDKVAKQEEMKEPKSKEETNSTSQKKERSRSWEKRNKAQDKFGLKTSEVENVKSKKQSVWDTDEKEETETEEPESVEEEVQETEEDEDSEQERPRVSFSNRKRRDRFKDMNLEEKVEYFVNLPSSVPRMKCEVFTGEKSYRGWIQDYQDGVVSMKILQRPFRVEIPFDSIESIELKGF